A genome region from Coffea arabica cultivar ET-39 chromosome 7e, Coffea Arabica ET-39 HiFi, whole genome shotgun sequence includes the following:
- the LOC113700446 gene encoding cyclin-dependent kinase inhibitor 1 isoform X1, with amino-acid sequence MKGIIVARMNKDKSTGEEEAETDAEMTRAVPAASATAGEGRKRKVGCGGELSYATSLVQLRSHRRLRVDDNVMLDDLTGNAAATGKLDDPCSSCCSSNGSSELDYDTSESVDLKVEEEEEGTVEVTTSTYELENRCRERRETAPWGEVQAESGELESTTASRLPSMSSEENSSRCRTSTEEKNMPSKDELEEFFSAAEKNLQQKFAQKYNFDIVKEEPLQGRYEWVRVNP; translated from the exons ATGAAAGGTATAATAGTAGCTAGAATGAACAAGGATAAGAGTACTGGAGAGGAGGAGGCTGAGACAGATGCGGAAATGACCAGAGCTGTGCCTGCAGCTTCGGCAACGGCTGGGGAAGGGAGAAAGAGGAAAGTTGGCTGCGGAGGAGAGCTGAGCTATGCGACGTCGCTTGTTCAGCTAAGAAGTCATCGGCGGCTTAGAGTTGATGATAATGTGATGTTGGATGATTTAACAGGAAATGCAGCAGCTACTGGTAAGTTGGACGATCCATGCTCGTCTTGTTGCTCAAGTAATGGATCGAGTGAGCTGGACTACGACACTTCGGAATCCGTAGATCTAAAG gtggaggaggaggaagaggggaCTGTTGAGGTAACAACGTCGACGTATGAGTTGGAAAACCGCTGCAGAGAGAG GAGAGAAACGGCGCCGTGGGGCGAGGTTCAAGCTGAATCAGGCGAACTGGAGTCAACAACAGCATCAAGGCTGCCGTCCATGTCGTCCGAGGAAAACTCTTCCCGCTGCCGCACATCGACGGAGGAGAAGAATATGCCATCTAAAGATGAACTAGAAGAGTTCTTCTCCGCAGCTGAAAAAAACCTCCAACAGAAATTTGCACAGAA GTATAACTTTGACATTGTTAAGGAGGAGCCGTTGCAAGGTCGGTACGAGTGGGTTCGGGTAAACCCGTGA
- the LOC113700446 gene encoding cyclin-dependent kinase inhibitor 1 isoform X2, giving the protein MKGIIVARMNKDKSTGEEEAETDAEMTRAVPAASATAGEGRKRKVGCGGELSYATSLVQLRSHRRLRVDDNVMLDDLTGNAAATGKLDDPCSSCCSSNGSSELDYDTSESVDLKVEEEEEGTVEVTTSTYELENRCRESSLYRRETAPWGEVQAESGELESTTASRLPSMSSEENSSRCRTSTEEKNMPSKDELEEFFSAAEKNLQQKFAQKYNFDIVKEEPLQGRYEWVRVNP; this is encoded by the exons ATGAAAGGTATAATAGTAGCTAGAATGAACAAGGATAAGAGTACTGGAGAGGAGGAGGCTGAGACAGATGCGGAAATGACCAGAGCTGTGCCTGCAGCTTCGGCAACGGCTGGGGAAGGGAGAAAGAGGAAAGTTGGCTGCGGAGGAGAGCTGAGCTATGCGACGTCGCTTGTTCAGCTAAGAAGTCATCGGCGGCTTAGAGTTGATGATAATGTGATGTTGGATGATTTAACAGGAAATGCAGCAGCTACTGGTAAGTTGGACGATCCATGCTCGTCTTGTTGCTCAAGTAATGGATCGAGTGAGCTGGACTACGACACTTCGGAATCCGTAGATCTAAAG gtggaggaggaggaagaggggaCTGTTGAGGTAACAACGTCGACGTATGAGTTGGAAAACCGCTGCAGAGAGAG TTCGCTTTACAGGAGAGAAACGGCGCCGTGGGGCGAGGTTCAAGCTGAATCAGGCGAACTGGAGTCAACAACAGCATCAAGGCTGCCGTCCATGTCGTCCGAGGAAAACTCTTCCCGCTGCCGCACATCGACGGAGGAGAAGAATATGCCATCTAAAGATGAACTAGAAGAGTTCTTCTCCGCAGCTGAAAAAAACCTCCAACAGAAATTTGCACAGAA GTATAACTTTGACATTGTTAAGGAGGAGCCGTTGCAAGGTCGGTACGAGTGGGTTCGGGTAAACCCGTGA